In Mariluticola halotolerans, one DNA window encodes the following:
- a CDS encoding alpha/beta fold hydrolase produces the protein MFQRAAPPADYPPFATLPVRYISGGNAARRLAVYVSGRFTVNQPPLICVPGFSRNMTDFTDFIRHYRTTASVDWPIVLVDLIGRGRSSYLRSPDAYSAVTDAHDLSNVARALGISSAVFVGQGHGGQVVMALAAQHPGLIAGAVLINSGPNANPRGLMRLRSNLEHVEGMRANESARQVLRQILATDYPGLPEATLDALAARSHFTDKGGRLRGLFDPALLKFLEGFAHDDEFVPQWHLFDALASVPLMLVRSQLTDRLQLETFNSMVDRRPDAMVDRFVGEGSPALLNNEGEVGSIADFVMQVGGSRRRWPFAA, from the coding sequence ATGTTTCAGCGTGCTGCGCCCCCCGCCGACTATCCGCCTTTTGCCACTCTGCCGGTGCGCTATATCAGTGGTGGTAACGCTGCGCGGCGGCTGGCAGTTTATGTGTCGGGCCGTTTCACTGTTAATCAGCCCCCTTTGATTTGTGTGCCCGGCTTCAGCCGCAACATGACTGATTTTACCGACTTTATCCGGCATTACCGCACGACCGCATCGGTGGACTGGCCGATTGTGCTGGTAGACCTGATTGGCCGGGGGCGCTCCAGCTATCTGCGCTCGCCCGACGCTTATTCTGCCGTTACCGATGCACATGATTTGTCGAATGTCGCCCGGGCGCTTGGCATTTCCAGCGCGGTTTTTGTCGGCCAGGGGCATGGCGGCCAGGTCGTCATGGCGCTTGCGGCGCAACATCCCGGCCTGATTGCCGGGGCCGTGCTAATCAATTCAGGGCCGAACGCCAATCCACGCGGCCTGATGCGTCTGCGCTCAAATCTTGAACATGTCGAGGGTATGCGCGCCAATGAATCTGCTCGTCAGGTTCTGCGCCAAATCCTGGCGACTGATTACCCGGGATTGCCGGAAGCAACGCTGGATGCCCTGGCCGCGCGCAGCCATTTCACCGACAAGGGCGGGCGGTTGCGCGGGCTTTTTGACCCGGCATTGCTGAAATTTCTTGAAGGCTTTGCGCATGATGACGAGTTTGTGCCGCAATGGCATTTGTTCGATGCACTCGCGTCTGTGCCGCTGATGCTGGTGCGCTCTCAACTGACAGATCGTTTGCAGCTTGAGACATTCAACTCAATGGTCGACCGGCGTCCCGACGCCATGGTCGACAGATTTGTCGGCGAAGGCTCCCCTGCCCTTTTGAACAATGAGGGCGAAGTGGGGAGCATAGCTGACTTTGTGATGCAGGTAGGTGGTTCGCGGCGGCGCTGGCCGTTCGCCGCCTGA